The Episyrphus balteatus chromosome 4, idEpiBalt1.1, whole genome shotgun sequence genome includes a window with the following:
- the LOC129919256 gene encoding putative polypeptide N-acetylgalactosaminyltransferase 9, translating into MFDKGWEKNAFNQYASDLISLHRSLPDIRDDWCKEPGRYQKDLPSTDVIICFHNEAWSTLLRTVHSVLDRSPEELIEKIILVDDFSDMPHLGKELEDYLKAYPKVIILRAPKREGLIRARLLGARYSKAPILTFLDSHCECTIGWLEPLLDRIAKNSTNVVCPVIDNINSETLQYHYTKGSAIQIGGFDWGLNFDWNPIPEREEKRRNNSAEPVYSPTMAGGLFSIDRNFFEHLGTYDPGFNIWGAENLELSFKTWMCGGTLEILPCSRVGHLFRDKSPYKWKSGENVIKKNNFRLAEVWMDEYAKYYYQRIGNFIGDFGDVSRRKELRKRLGCKSFKWYLTNIYPELLIPDEAVAYGEIKNKFTSLCLDFQSKPLAVNLWPCHGTNGNQFFTMSKIGEIRRDENCLDYDMKNVTLYKCHGMKGNQFWNYNTDSSQIRHVWSDTCLAVNEKKDKLITEKCDPNRVWQKWYMENYDAKKLYGSHGNTSIMTSLK; encoded by the exons GTGTAAGGAACCTGGTCGCTACCAGAAAGATCTACCTTCCACAGATGTAATTATTTGCTTCCACAATGAAGCTTGGTCAACTCTACTACGTACGGTTCATTCGGTATTGGATCGGTCTCCAGAAGAacttatcgaaaaaattatactTGTCGATGATTTCTCTGATATGC CACACTTAGGAAAAGAATTGGAAGATTATTTGAAAGCATATCCTAAAGTGATTATTTTACGGGCGCCAAAAAGAGAAGGTTTAATTCGGGCAAGATTGCTTGGAGCACGATATTCAAAAGCAccgatattaacatttttggatTCACATTGTGAATGTACTATTG gTTGGTTAGAACCATTACTCGATCGCATAGCGAAAAATTCAACAAACGTTGTTTGTCCGGTTATCGATAATATTAACTCAGAAACATTACAATATCACTACACAAAAGGTTCTGCCATTCAAATTGGAGGTTTCGATTGGGGTTTAAATTTTGACTGGAATCCTATTCCAGAAAGAGAAGAGAAACGTCGTAAT AATTCTGCTGAGCCAGTTTATTCGCCAACAATGGCGGGTGGACTATTTTCAATTGATCGTAATTTCTTCGAACACCTTGGAACTTATGATCCTGGTTTTAATATTTGGGGAGCAGAAAATTTAGAATTATCATTTAAAACATGGATGTGTGGTGGAACATTAGAAATATTACCATGTTCACGTGTTGGGCATTTATTTCGTGACAAGTCACCGTATAAA tgGAAAAGTGgagaaaatgttataaaaaaaaataattttcgtttAGCTGAAGTTTGGATGGATGAATATGCGAAATATTATTACCAAAGAATTGGTAATTTTATAGGTGATTTTGGAGATGTCTCAAGAAGAAAAGAATTgag AAAACGTTTGGGTTGCAAAAGTTTCAAATGGTACTTGACAAACATTTATCCAGAGCTTTTGATTCCTGATGAAGCAGTTGCATATGGAGAg ataaaaaataaatttacatcgTTATGTCTtgattttcaaagtaaaccttTGGCCGTCAACCTTTGGCCTTGCCATGGGACGAATGGCAATCag TTCTTTACGATGAGTAAAATTGGTGAAATAAGGCGAGACGAAAATTGTCTGGATTATGATATGAAAAATGTAACTCTATATAAATGCCATGGCATGAAAGGAAATCAG TTCTGGAATTATAATACTGATTCAAGCCAAATTCGACATGTATGGAGTGATACGTGCTTAGCAGTCAATGAAAAGAAAGATAAACTTATAACTGAAAAATGTGATCCAAATCGTGTTTGGCAAAAATGGTATATGGAAAACTATGatgcaaaaaaattgtatggttcTCATGGAAATACCTCAATTAtgacttctttaaaataa